In bacterium, one genomic interval encodes:
- a CDS encoding alkaline phosphatase family protein has protein sequence MSASLRAALLLLWTASASVSFAQTPPEPAHQPKLGVVIVVDQMVPDYLTRFDSLYVGGFRRLIDNGALFLGAIHDHAATETAVGHTTISTGCLPSRHGVIGNNYYDRNAQREVYSMRDTLSPLIGKPIGSGSSPARILEPTLGDHLKTHSPASKVFAFALKDRSAIGMGGKMADGAYWFDWKTGNYVTSTYYADSYPAWIDSFSAARQVDSYYDSGWHKLLPEAAYAISNPDNSPNENDGIHTTFPHLFTDHSPQQDTTYWDELYATPFADEVTISLARTAVKTQQLGADNTVDLLWIGCSAADATGHTYGPLSQEIQDFYLRLDRYLGDLFTSLDSLVGRDKYVVVLSSDHGVLPLPEDLQKLGIDAGRIHPDTVRAALKRIGEKVASEQGLASNPIKDGIGDIILDYSVMTGRNEKALQDAVAAEIRRLPYVKDVFGRDELLNPSTPHRTYLQKFRNCITPDRGPDLMVLFRQFYLIDNNAFGTSHGTPYDYDCTVPIVFAGPGVVSGVHEEIIRTIDIAPTLAMLLGIQIDHPMDGSVLKNILTRE, from the coding sequence ATGTCTGCATCTCTCCGAGCCGCGCTTCTTTTGCTGTGGACTGCATCTGCTTCAGTCTCCTTCGCACAGACTCCTCCGGAACCCGCACACCAACCAAAACTCGGGGTGGTGATCGTGGTTGATCAGATGGTCCCTGACTATCTGACCCGATTTGACTCGCTGTATGTCGGCGGATTTCGGCGGCTCATCGACAATGGTGCGCTCTTCCTCGGAGCGATCCATGATCACGCCGCCACTGAGACCGCTGTCGGTCACACGACCATTTCTACCGGATGCCTCCCCTCACGTCACGGTGTGATCGGCAACAACTACTACGATCGAAATGCACAGCGCGAAGTTTATTCCATGCGTGACACTCTTTCGCCGCTCATCGGCAAGCCGATCGGCTCAGGTTCCTCTCCGGCCCGTATTCTTGAGCCGACCCTGGGAGATCATCTTAAAACGCACTCACCAGCCTCAAAGGTCTTTGCGTTTGCACTGAAAGACAGATCGGCTATTGGCATGGGCGGTAAGATGGCCGATGGTGCCTATTGGTTTGACTGGAAAACCGGTAACTATGTCACCTCGACCTATTACGCCGACAGCTACCCCGCGTGGATAGACTCCTTCAGCGCCGCACGGCAGGTCGACAGCTACTACGACAGTGGCTGGCACAAACTCCTTCCAGAAGCGGCGTATGCCATCTCCAATCCCGATAACTCGCCGAATGAAAATGACGGCATACATACAACCTTTCCTCATCTCTTCACCGACCACTCTCCTCAACAAGATACCACCTATTGGGATGAACTTTATGCGACGCCCTTTGCGGATGAGGTGACGATCAGCCTTGCCAGGACCGCCGTGAAAACGCAACAACTCGGCGCAGACAATACAGTTGATCTACTCTGGATAGGATGCTCGGCTGCAGATGCTACCGGACACACCTATGGCCCCCTTAGCCAGGAGATCCAGGACTTCTACTTGAGACTTGACCGATATCTGGGCGATCTCTTCACGTCTCTCGACAGCCTCGTCGGCCGCGACAAATATGTCGTTGTTCTCTCCTCTGACCATGGCGTCCTGCCGCTCCCCGAAGATCTGCAGAAGTTGGGGATTGACGCCGGTCGGATCCATCCGGATACAGTTCGTGCCGCCCTCAAGCGGATTGGCGAAAAAGTCGCATCCGAGCAAGGGCTCGCCAGCAACCCGATCAAAGATGGGATCGGCGATATTATCCTGGACTATTCTGTCATGACCGGAAGAAATGAGAAGGCGTTGCAGGACGCGGTGGCTGCCGAAATTCGGAGACTCCCTTATGTCAAAGATGTTTTCGGCCGAGACGAACTACTCAATCCGAGCACTCCCCATCGCACCTATCTCCAGAAATTCCGCAACTGTATTACGCCCGACCGTGGACCGGACCTCATGGTCCTTTTCCGGCAATTTTATCTGATCGACAATAATGCGTTCGGCACTTCGCACGGAACCCCCTATGACTACGATTGCACAGTCCCGATCGTTTTTGCCGGGCCCGGAGTAGTGTCGGGAGTGCATGAGGAGATCATCCGGACGATCGACATCGCGCCGACCCTTGCGATGCTACTGGGAATACAAATAGACCATCCGATGGATGGTTCGGTGCTGAAGAACATTCTCACGCGGGAATGA
- a CDS encoding NAD+ synthase: MKIALAQLNPTVGDIRGNAQRLLQTVKDWSARADLVVFPELYLTGYPPRDLLAEPWFIDQIEQGIKEIVKGSSSCGETGILFGTPVRAGGPTGLGLYNAALLVQNGQLLFTQHKSLLPTYDVFDEARYFDEAISISPFKFKDEILGISICEDAWNDPDLWQKRIYRFDPVADLVSHGATLLINISASPFYLGKEAIRYRLIHSHAHKHQRPFVFVNQIGGNDELVFDGRSMAFDRDGNPTALMTAFDEEVRLVDTSHLNGGQKFIQQDSTEALYQALVLGVRDYLRKCGFKRAAIGLSGGIDSAVVAVLAAEAIGAEQVVGITMPSRFSADESAALAQQLAANLGLHFKTVPIEPAYIAYLKTLEPLGIDESKVSVTLENIQARIRGNILMALSNEIGAIVLSTGNKSELATGYCTLYGDMAGGLAVISDVPKTMVYQLAHFINREREIIPNRIITRPPSAELRPNQTDQDSLPPYDILDRILTEYIEHHRSQDDIIAMGFEAATVAWVLQTVNRNEYKRRQAAPGFKVTTRAFGIGRRMPIAARYEP, encoded by the coding sequence ATGAAAATAGCACTCGCCCAACTGAACCCGACTGTCGGTGATATCCGCGGCAACGCGCAACGCCTCCTGCAGACCGTTAAAGACTGGTCCGCACGTGCTGACCTCGTGGTTTTTCCCGAACTCTACCTAACCGGCTACCCGCCGCGTGACCTTCTGGCTGAGCCTTGGTTTATCGATCAGATCGAGCAGGGGATCAAAGAAATCGTGAAGGGATCTTCCTCATGCGGTGAGACAGGGATTCTTTTTGGTACGCCAGTCCGTGCGGGTGGACCGACTGGCCTCGGTCTCTACAACGCCGCATTGTTGGTACAGAATGGCCAACTGCTCTTCACGCAGCATAAATCGCTTTTGCCGACATATGATGTATTTGACGAAGCCCGCTATTTCGATGAAGCGATCAGTATTTCACCGTTCAAGTTCAAGGACGAGATTCTCGGGATCTCGATCTGCGAGGATGCCTGGAATGATCCCGATCTCTGGCAGAAACGGATCTACCGCTTTGATCCCGTTGCCGATTTGGTCTCGCACGGTGCGACGCTCCTGATCAACATTTCCGCCTCTCCTTTCTATCTCGGAAAAGAGGCGATACGCTACCGCCTGATCCATAGCCATGCGCACAAACATCAACGCCCCTTTGTTTTCGTCAATCAGATCGGCGGCAATGATGAACTGGTGTTTGATGGCCGCAGTATGGCGTTTGATCGCGATGGCAACCCGACCGCACTGATGACTGCGTTCGATGAAGAGGTCCGGCTGGTGGATACCTCGCATCTCAACGGCGGACAAAAGTTCATTCAGCAGGATTCGACCGAAGCGCTCTATCAGGCGCTGGTCCTGGGAGTGCGAGATTACCTCAGGAAGTGCGGATTCAAAAGGGCCGCGATCGGCCTCTCGGGTGGCATTGATTCCGCCGTGGTTGCCGTTCTGGCCGCGGAAGCGATCGGCGCAGAGCAGGTCGTCGGTATCACCATGCCTTCGCGCTTTTCCGCCGATGAATCCGCCGCCCTTGCCCAACAACTGGCGGCTAATCTCGGCCTTCACTTCAAAACGGTTCCGATCGAACCGGCCTATATCGCCTACCTAAAGACATTAGAGCCGTTGGGAATCGACGAAAGCAAGGTCTCTGTCACCCTTGAGAATATTCAGGCCAGGATACGAGGTAATATTCTGATGGCGCTCTCCAATGAGATAGGCGCGATCGTTCTTTCTACCGGTAATAAATCCGAATTGGCCACCGGCTACTGTACGTTGTATGGCGACATGGCAGGCGGACTGGCGGTGATCTCCGATGTTCCGAAGACAATGGTCTATCAACTCGCCCATTTCATCAATCGCGAGCGCGAGATCATCCCAAACCGGATCATCACTCGTCCCCCCAGCGCTGAACTTCGCCCGAACCAGACCGATCAGGATAGCCTCCCGCCCTATGATATTCTTGACCGAATTCTAACCGAATACATAGAACATCATCGCTCGCAGGATGATATAATAGCTATGGGATTCGAGGCCGCAACTGTCGCATGGGTTTTGCAGACGGTCAACCGCAACGAATACAAGCGGCGACAGGCCGCCCCCGGATTCAAAGTGACCACCCGCGCGTTTGGAATCGGACGTCGCATGCCGATCGCCGCGCGATACGAACCGTAG
- a CDS encoding 4Fe-4S dicluster domain-containing protein, with the protein MKTEKPQVDSAAPETFSTELRVFTIDHLNNLIAVLTSHHYQVFGPIVRDKAIVYDEISSVSDLPVGWIDTQTKASYRLSKRAAKTVFSNYTVGPHSWKKYLHKPTTCLVSSDREGAELAIGDTQAEIPMQALIGVRACELNAIAIQDKVLLGGPFSDPIYRERREKTLLVAVNCGKAGGTCFCASMGTGPRVTSGFDIALTEINENNRHYFLAEVGSPKGEAILAELPTEPATELDIQAANRVIATATHQMGRKVDMTEIKEVLYRNTENPRWRDVSERCMSCSNCTLVCPTCFCTTIEDTTDLSGAKAERWRKWDSCFTMEFSYIHGGSIRTSPGTRYRQWLTHKFASWFDQFGTTGCVGCGRCITWCPVGIDITEELRAIRDSELVDAGAPKAKE; encoded by the coding sequence ATGAAGACTGAAAAGCCACAGGTCGATTCCGCAGCCCCGGAAACATTCAGCACCGAGCTGCGCGTCTTTACCATTGACCATCTCAATAACCTGATCGCCGTACTGACGTCTCACCACTATCAGGTCTTTGGACCGATCGTGCGGGACAAAGCGATCGTCTACGATGAGATCAGCAGTGTCTCAGATCTCCCGGTTGGGTGGATTGATACACAGACCAAAGCAAGCTATCGCCTTTCCAAGCGAGCGGCGAAGACGGTCTTCAGCAACTACACGGTAGGGCCGCACTCGTGGAAAAAGTATTTGCATAAACCGACCACTTGCCTGGTCTCTTCCGATCGCGAAGGGGCGGAACTCGCCATTGGGGACACGCAGGCTGAGATACCCATGCAGGCGCTGATCGGAGTCCGGGCGTGCGAACTAAATGCCATCGCGATCCAGGACAAAGTTCTGTTAGGCGGACCATTCAGTGATCCGATCTACCGGGAGCGTCGCGAGAAGACATTGCTGGTGGCGGTCAATTGCGGCAAAGCGGGTGGAACCTGCTTCTGTGCTTCGATGGGAACCGGCCCTCGGGTAACGAGCGGTTTTGATATCGCGCTGACCGAGATCAATGAGAACAATCGGCATTACTTCCTGGCGGAAGTTGGATCTCCCAAAGGAGAAGCGATCCTGGCCGAACTACCGACCGAGCCGGCGACCGAGCTGGATATTCAGGCGGCCAATCGGGTGATCGCTACGGCGACCCATCAGATGGGACGCAAGGTGGACATGACTGAGATTAAGGAGGTCCTCTATCGCAATACGGAGAATCCGCGATGGAGAGATGTCTCTGAACGGTGTATGAGCTGCAGCAATTGCACGCTGGTCTGTCCGACCTGTTTCTGTACGACTATAGAGGACACCACTGATCTGAGCGGAGCGAAAGCGGAGCGCTGGCGGAAGTGGGATTCCTGTTTCACTATGGAGTTTTCCTATATCCATGGCGGCAGTATCCGGACCTCGCCAGGCACCCGTTACCGGCAATGGTTGACCCACAAGTTTGCGTCGTGGTTTGACCAATTCGGGACGACGGGATGTGTTGGGTGCGGGCGGTGCATCACCTGGTGCCCCGTCGGAATTGACATCACCGAAGAGTTACGAGCGATCCGCGACAGTGAACTGGTCGATGCGGGAGCCCCTAAAGCGAAGGAGTAG
- a CDS encoding cyclic nucleotide-binding domain-containing protein, which yields METLERYVAEHPFFSGMSEKHIQLIVGCASNIRYDAGQQIDRAGEDANHFFLVRSGRVAIEIVSPASGPITIATVGDGEVVGWSWLFPPYVHHFDSRAIDLTRAIALDGKCLRQKCENDHELGYELFKRFANIMEQRIENARMQLLDLYK from the coding sequence ATGGAGACCCTTGAGCGCTATGTCGCAGAACATCCCTTTTTCTCCGGGATGTCGGAAAAGCATATCCAACTGATCGTGGGATGTGCCAGCAACATTCGGTACGACGCCGGTCAGCAGATCGATCGTGCCGGAGAAGACGCCAATCATTTCTTCCTGGTCCGTTCCGGGAGGGTGGCGATCGAGATCGTCAGTCCGGCCTCGGGTCCCATTACGATCGCGACGGTCGGGGACGGCGAAGTGGTCGGGTGGTCATGGCTTTTTCCGCCGTATGTGCACCACTTTGATTCACGAGCGATCGACCTGACGAGAGCGATCGCGCTGGATGGAAAATGCCTGCGCCAAAAATGCGAAAATGACCATGAACTTGGCTACGAGCTGTTCAAGCGGTTCGCCAATATCATGGAACAACGAATAGAAAATGCACGCATGCAACTACTGGATCTGTATAAATGA
- a CDS encoding FAD/NAD(P)-binding protein: MSTHAVHSTETAPDNNPMLPQTFRVRKVMNDTYDTFTLELTPSHGGSEFSFKPGQFNMLYLHGVGEVPISISGDPARSNVLVHTTRAVGTVTKVMSKLKVGDLIGVRGPYGTSWPVDEAEGNDVVIVAGGIGLAPLRPALYHILSNRTKYGKVVLLYGTRTPSDILYRKDLEQLRSRFDLEVHVTVDRAMGNWRGNVGVVTNLISKAPFDPTNTVVMVCGPEIMMRFTVMGLQKRGVAFENIYLSLERNMKCAVGFCGHCQFGPVFVCKDGPVFRYDKVREFLNKREI; the protein is encoded by the coding sequence ATGAGTACACACGCGGTTCATTCGACTGAGACAGCGCCGGATAACAATCCGATGTTGCCACAGACATTCCGGGTCCGGAAGGTGATGAACGATACCTATGACACCTTCACGCTGGAACTGACTCCGTCGCATGGCGGCTCCGAGTTCAGTTTTAAGCCCGGACAGTTCAACATGCTTTACCTGCATGGGGTCGGCGAAGTACCGATCTCGATCAGCGGCGATCCCGCCCGATCCAACGTGCTGGTTCATACCACGCGCGCGGTCGGCACGGTCACCAAGGTGATGTCGAAACTCAAGGTCGGAGATCTGATCGGTGTCCGTGGTCCGTATGGGACTTCCTGGCCGGTCGATGAAGCCGAGGGGAACGATGTCGTGATAGTGGCTGGCGGTATCGGGCTCGCTCCATTACGTCCGGCGCTCTACCATATTCTTTCCAATCGAACGAAGTATGGTAAAGTGGTGCTGCTGTATGGTACGCGGACGCCTTCGGACATTCTTTATCGCAAGGACCTCGAGCAACTACGCTCACGGTTCGATCTTGAGGTGCACGTAACGGTGGACCGAGCGATGGGGAACTGGCGGGGGAATGTCGGAGTGGTGACCAACCTGATCTCTAAAGCACCATTCGATCCGACCAACACTGTGGTGATGGTCTGCGGACCGGAGATCATGATGCGCTTCACCGTGATGGGATTGCAGAAGCGTGGTGTTGCGTTCGAGAATATCTATCTGTCGCTCGAGCGGAATATGAAGTGCGCGGTCGGGTTCTGCGGCCATTGTCAATTCGGTCCGGTGTTTGTCTGCAAGGACGGCCCGGTGTTCCGCTATGACAAGGTCAGGGAATTCCTCAACAAGAGGGAGATCTAA
- a CDS encoding oxidoreductase translates to MATAKPKLAVWKFASCDGCQLSLLDCEDELLQIVGAIDIANFVEASRNVMKGPYDLSLVEGSITTPHDAERIHKVRRQSKFLITIGACATAGGVQALRNYTDVKEYASYVYANPEYFETLNKSTPIADHVFVDFELRGCPISKAQLVETVSAFLNGRKPVTPPHSVCMECKRRGSVCVMVAHGTPCLGPVTQAGCGAICPSYHRGCYGCFGPKETPNTGALAEQLKTMGVSDEGLIRTFRTYNAYADAFRKESEAHEK, encoded by the coding sequence ATGGCAACCGCAAAACCGAAACTGGCCGTCTGGAAGTTCGCTTCCTGCGACGGTTGCCAGCTCAGCCTGTTGGACTGCGAAGATGAACTGCTGCAGATCGTCGGCGCGATCGATATAGCGAATTTTGTCGAAGCCTCCCGCAACGTCATGAAGGGGCCGTATGACCTCTCGCTCGTCGAGGGCTCCATTACGACCCCTCATGATGCAGAACGGATCCACAAGGTGCGTCGGCAGTCGAAGTTCCTGATCACTATCGGCGCGTGCGCAACTGCCGGCGGGGTACAGGCGCTGCGAAACTACACGGACGTGAAAGAGTATGCGTCCTACGTGTACGCCAATCCTGAATATTTCGAGACGTTAAATAAGTCGACGCCGATCGCCGACCACGTGTTTGTTGATTTCGAATTGCGCGGCTGTCCGATCAGCAAAGCGCAGTTGGTCGAGACAGTCTCGGCCTTCCTGAACGGCCGCAAGCCGGTTACTCCGCCTCATTCCGTCTGTATGGAGTGCAAGCGGAGAGGGTCGGTCTGCGTGATGGTCGCTCATGGGACACCCTGTCTTGGTCCGGTGACCCAGGCGGGATGCGGCGCGATCTGCCCGAGTTACCATCGCGGCTGCTATGGCTGCTTTGGTCCGAAAGAAACACCCAATACCGGAGCCCTTGCGGAACAACTGAAAACGATGGGTGTCTCAGACGAGGGTCTGATCCGAACATTCCGTACCTATAATGCGTATGCCGACGCCTTCCGCAAGGAGAGTGAGGCTCATGAAAAATAG
- a CDS encoding Ni/Fe hydrogenase subunit alpha yields the protein MKNRTVKVDYLARVEGEGGIFVKIKGDKIEDVKLRIFEPPRFFEAFLRGRYFTEAPDITARICGICPIAYMMSSIHAMENACGVTVGGQLRALRRLIYCGEWIESHVLHIYMLHAPDFLGYEDSIQMAADYPQIVTRGLMLKKLGNDIMTTVGGREIHPVNVKVGGFYRVPTKKELDPYRERLVKAIEDSVETAKWVNGFTFPDYKVDYEFVSLQHAQEYPFNEGHLASNKGLKISFSEYEQQFVEEHMEHANALHSVHRERGNYFVGPMARYNNCFDKLTPVAKQTAKELKLEAHVTNPFRSIIVRAIETIYACEEALRIIENYNPPPQPSVDVQPKEGVGYGASEAPRGTLYHRYRIDADGIIRDAKIVPPTSQNQRTIEADLRGFASQNLHLKNDDLTWQCEQLVRNYDPCISCATHSLNLKLDRA from the coding sequence ATGAAAAATAGAACAGTGAAGGTCGACTACCTCGCCCGTGTGGAGGGGGAAGGCGGCATTTTCGTCAAGATCAAAGGGGATAAGATCGAGGATGTGAAACTTCGCATTTTCGAACCGCCCCGGTTTTTTGAGGCGTTTTTGCGCGGCCGCTATTTCACGGAAGCGCCGGACATCACCGCGCGCATTTGCGGCATTTGTCCGATCGCCTACATGATGTCATCCATCCATGCGATGGAGAACGCCTGTGGCGTGACGGTAGGTGGGCAATTACGTGCCCTTCGCCGCCTGATCTACTGCGGAGAGTGGATCGAGAGCCATGTGCTGCATATTTACATGCTGCATGCGCCGGATTTCCTCGGCTATGAGGATTCGATCCAGATGGCAGCGGATTACCCGCAGATCGTGACGCGCGGCCTGATGCTGAAAAAGCTCGGCAACGATATCATGACGACAGTTGGTGGGCGGGAGATCCATCCCGTCAACGTCAAGGTGGGCGGATTCTATCGCGTCCCGACCAAGAAGGAGCTTGATCCGTATCGTGAACGTCTGGTGAAGGCGATCGAGGATTCGGTCGAGACCGCCAAATGGGTCAATGGGTTTACGTTCCCCGACTACAAGGTTGATTATGAGTTCGTCTCATTGCAGCATGCCCAGGAATATCCATTCAACGAAGGACACCTGGCGTCTAATAAGGGGCTCAAGATCAGCTTCTCCGAATATGAACAGCAATTTGTCGAAGAGCATATGGAGCATGCCAACGCGCTGCACTCGGTGCATCGCGAGCGCGGCAACTACTTCGTCGGGCCGATGGCGCGCTACAACAACTGTTTCGACAAGCTGACGCCGGTCGCCAAGCAGACGGCTAAAGAGCTGAAGCTTGAGGCGCATGTTACCAATCCGTTCCGCAGTATCATCGTTCGGGCGATTGAGACGATCTATGCCTGTGAAGAGGCGTTGCGGATAATCGAGAATTACAACCCGCCGCCGCAACCCTCGGTTGATGTTCAGCCGAAGGAAGGGGTGGGGTATGGAGCCTCCGAAGCGCCTCGCGGGACACTGTATCATCGCTATCGGATCGATGCCGACGGGATCATCCGGGATGCCAAGATCGTACCGCCGACCTCACAAAACCAGCGGACGATCGAGGCGGACCTTCGCGGCTTTGCCTCCCAGAATCTTCATCTGAAGAATGATGATCTGACCTGGCAGTGCGAGCAACTGGTGCGCAACTATGATCCGTGCATTTCCTGCGCGACACATAGTTTGAACCTGAAGCTCGATCGCGCGTGA
- a CDS encoding hydrogenase maturation protease — MSREEGTKRVIVIGIGNEFRGDDAFGFEVIRRIREQIPGSVDVLLTEGDGTHLMQRWAGCDVVYIVDCITSGAPGGTCFRLDAAERKMPTQFFRSSSHIFGVAEAIEMSRALNQLPSKVIVYGAEGTQLDLGKPMSEPMVRAVRIIGDQLLQELRQDPT; from the coding sequence ATGTCGCGCGAGGAGGGAACAAAGCGCGTTATCGTTATCGGAATAGGCAACGAATTCCGGGGAGACGACGCGTTCGGTTTTGAAGTGATTCGACGGATCCGGGAGCAGATTCCCGGGTCCGTCGATGTTTTATTGACGGAAGGGGATGGGACACATCTTATGCAGCGATGGGCCGGTTGTGATGTCGTCTACATCGTTGACTGCATTACTTCCGGGGCGCCGGGCGGAACCTGTTTCCGGCTCGATGCCGCAGAACGAAAGATGCCGACTCAGTTTTTCCGTTCATCCAGTCATATATTCGGAGTGGCCGAGGCGATCGAAATGTCCCGGGCGCTGAATCAGTTGCCATCCAAAGTCATTGTTTACGGTGCCGAAGGGACCCAGCTTGATCTGGGGAAGCCGATGTCTGAGCCGATGGTCAGGGCGGTCCGGATTATTGGGGATCAGTTGTTGCAGGAGTTGCGGCAGGATCCGACCTGA
- a CDS encoding vitamin B12-dependent ribonucleotide reductase has translation MAQDKEIPLSDNGLTVLKRRYLLKDQQGRVIETPKEMFLRVARYIATGDRQYGATDQQVETTADRFYNLMSSLDFLPNSPTLMNAGRSLGQLSACFVLPVGDSMEEIFETNKHAAIIHKTGGGTGFSFSRLRPRNSVVASTSGVASGPVSFMKVYNASTEAVKQGGTRRGANMGILRVDHPDILEFISSKANTSEITNFNISVAITDRFMEAVEKGTSYPLIDPRSGKTFVRDDEEQSLDARTLFEQIVEHAWSTGEPGIVFIDRMDKGNPTSPSERIEATNPCGEQPLPPYDSCNLGSINLGHFVKSPLPSNYTLTSAADGIDWERLARVIHTAVHFLDNVIDVNRYPIPQIQVQTKKNRRIGLGVMGWADMLIKLHLPYNSLQAFELGDKVMAFVESEARNQSSEMAAVRGRFPNWEGSVYRQDGVVMRNATVTTVAPTGTISIIAGCSSGIEPYYAIGFERNVMDGTRMREIIPLFEQASRDGGFYSEKLMQRVTSVRSLAEITEIPEWVRALFLTAADVSPEDHVRMQAVFQRHCDSSVSKTINFPESASRGDVRKAYELAYRLGCKGVTIYRDNSRPNQVLSSVKPSEEKMLPIAAPKVEKRPNLLTGFTEKIRTGYGNLYVTVNLRDGKPFEVFAHIGKSGYTTMADTEAICRLISLALRSHVPVEKVISQLRGIGGSAQILAEGGRVSSIPDAIAQILNRHFGSADQGNAEESTREICPECTGPLVYQSGCYSCSSCGYSTC, from the coding sequence ATGGCACAGGATAAAGAGATACCGCTTTCTGACAATGGACTGACCGTCCTGAAACGTCGCTACCTGCTGAAAGATCAACAGGGGCGGGTGATAGAGACGCCGAAAGAGATGTTCTTGCGGGTAGCGCGGTATATTGCCACCGGGGACCGTCAGTACGGCGCCACCGATCAGCAGGTCGAGACGACTGCGGATCGGTTCTATAACCTTATGTCCAGTCTGGACTTCCTCCCGAACTCCCCAACTCTGATGAATGCCGGGCGCTCGCTTGGCCAGTTATCGGCCTGCTTTGTTTTGCCGGTTGGGGACTCGATGGAGGAGATATTCGAGACCAACAAACATGCGGCTATTATCCACAAAACCGGTGGGGGAACCGGGTTTTCGTTTTCACGGCTCCGCCCGCGTAATTCAGTGGTGGCCAGTACCTCGGGGGTAGCCTCGGGGCCGGTCTCGTTCATGAAGGTCTACAACGCCTCGACCGAGGCGGTCAAACAGGGGGGGACCCGTCGCGGGGCGAATATGGGGATCCTTCGAGTCGACCACCCGGATATTCTCGAATTCATTTCGTCCAAAGCCAATACCTCAGAGATCACCAATTTTAATATCTCCGTCGCGATCACCGACCGGTTTATGGAGGCAGTCGAAAAGGGGACATCCTATCCGTTGATCGACCCGCGGTCCGGCAAAACGTTTGTTCGGGATGACGAAGAGCAGTCGCTGGATGCCCGCACGCTGTTCGAACAAATTGTCGAACATGCCTGGTCGACCGGGGAGCCGGGGATCGTTTTCATCGATCGGATGGACAAGGGGAATCCGACTTCACCCTCGGAGCGGATCGAGGCGACCAATCCCTGCGGTGAGCAGCCGTTGCCGCCGTATGATTCCTGCAATCTGGGTTCGATCAATCTGGGGCATTTTGTGAAGTCGCCATTACCCTCAAATTATACGCTAACCTCGGCGGCCGATGGAATCGACTGGGAGCGACTGGCGCGTGTCATTCATACGGCAGTACATTTTCTCGATAACGTCATCGATGTTAACCGCTATCCGATACCGCAGATCCAGGTACAGACGAAAAAGAACCGTCGTATCGGGCTTGGGGTAATGGGGTGGGCGGATATGCTGATCAAGCTGCACCTTCCGTACAATTCACTCCAGGCGTTTGAGCTGGGGGATAAGGTGATGGCCTTTGTCGAATCCGAGGCGCGCAATCAGTCCTCGGAGATGGCGGCAGTACGCGGGCGATTCCCCAATTGGGAAGGCTCAGTCTATCGTCAGGATGGGGTCGTGATGCGCAACGCCACGGTGACGACAGTCGCGCCAACTGGGACGATCTCGATCATTGCCGGATGTTCATCCGGGATAGAGCCATATTATGCGATCGGGTTTGAGCGGAATGTCATGGATGGGACGCGGATGCGCGAGATCATTCCGTTATTCGAGCAAGCGTCGCGCGACGGCGGATTTTATTCCGAGAAGCTGATGCAGCGGGTGACCTCGGTACGGTCCCTTGCGGAGATCACCGAGATCCCGGAGTGGGTGCGGGCACTGTTTTTGACTGCTGCCGATGTTTCTCCGGAAGATCATGTCCGGATGCAGGCGGTTTTCCAGCGGCACTGTGATTCCTCGGTCTCCAAAACGATCAATTTCCCGGAATCGGCCAGTCGCGGTGACGTTCGCAAGGCGTATGAGCTGGCGTATCGACTTGGATGCAAGGGAGTGACAATCTATCGCGACAACTCCCGCCCCAACCAGGTGCTCTCTTCGGTGAAGCCGTCAGAAGAGAAAATGCTCCCCATCGCGGCACCGAAGGTCGAGAAGCGTCCGAACTTGCTAACCGGGTTTACCGAGAAGATACGGACCGGATATGGGAATTTGTATGTCACGGTGAATCTCCGCGACGGGAAACCATTTGAGGTGTTTGCCCATATCGGGAAATCCGGATATACGACCATGGCAGATACAGAGGCGATCTGCCGGCTGATTTCGCTGGCGTTACGTTCGCATGTACCGGTCGAGAAAGTGATCAGTCAGCTTCGCGGGATAGGTGGCTCGGCTCAGATATTGGCAGAGGGAGGGCGGGTATCCTCGATCCCTGACGCCATTGCGCAAATTCTGAACAGGCATTTTGGCTCGGCAGATCAAGGGAATGCCGAGGAAAGTACACGGGAGATCTGTCCGGAGTGCACCGGACCGCTGGTCTATCAATCTGGTTGCTATTCCTGCTCATCTTGTGGTTATTCCACCTGCTAA